The proteins below are encoded in one region of Bremerella sp. P1:
- a CDS encoding multiheme c-type cytochrome: protein MRHETGHLASFLSAATFLLAATLGCSNSTEVSQANPSAQQAPGKNRVDVGAVTPIPVNEASPAGSSEIVRTGAEMPLNPNGSGTSNVQPVAMPSEIAMMDASEEEAEKPKFSRRELFEGWNKPQIALFLTGQQHGYIEPCGCTGLDNQKGGLMRRQTFLNQLRNDRGWDVVALDVGNQVRRFGRQAEIKFQTTAEGLKKMDYEAVSFGPDDLRLSVDEVFAAVASEDPDNIKYISSNASLLGFTPKHRIVEAGGKKIGITGVLGSKEQQKISNSEVEMGDPMQELEASWNALKAENCDLYVLLSHATLEESRQYAKAFPGFQIVVTAGGAGEPTLKPENIEGTNTQMIQVGTKGMYVGVVGLFNDPQQPIRYERVALDARFEDSEEMLRLLASYQKQLETLGLDGLGIRPQPHSSGHSFVGSETCAECHSEAYEVWENSKHSHATDTLVHPPERFEVPRHFDPECLACHVTGWNPELYLPYRSGYLGLEATPNMKSVGCENCHGPGSHHVASQNGEGGFSDEQTAMFVDQMKLPLEAARDTCLKCHDLDNSPDFHVKGAFEKYWEEIKH, encoded by the coding sequence ATGCGTCACGAAACTGGTCACCTGGCCTCCTTCCTCTCGGCAGCGACCTTCCTGCTAGCGGCCACCTTGGGCTGTAGCAACTCAACCGAAGTCAGCCAAGCCAATCCCTCTGCCCAGCAAGCTCCTGGGAAAAATCGAGTCGATGTCGGCGCCGTGACGCCAATTCCCGTTAACGAGGCATCGCCAGCGGGGTCTTCCGAGATTGTCCGCACAGGCGCCGAGATGCCCCTGAATCCCAATGGCTCCGGCACGTCGAACGTTCAGCCCGTGGCAATGCCGTCCGAAATCGCCATGATGGATGCCTCGGAAGAAGAAGCCGAGAAGCCCAAGTTCTCGCGCCGCGAACTGTTCGAGGGCTGGAACAAGCCGCAAATCGCCCTGTTTCTCACTGGGCAGCAGCACGGATACATCGAACCTTGTGGATGCACGGGTCTCGACAATCAAAAAGGGGGGCTGATGCGGCGTCAGACCTTCCTGAATCAGTTGCGTAACGATCGCGGCTGGGATGTTGTCGCTTTGGATGTCGGTAACCAGGTCCGCCGCTTTGGACGTCAGGCCGAGATCAAGTTCCAGACCACCGCCGAAGGTCTGAAGAAGATGGACTACGAAGCGGTCAGCTTCGGCCCCGATGACCTGCGGCTCTCGGTCGACGAAGTCTTTGCAGCGGTAGCGTCCGAAGACCCCGACAACATTAAGTACATCTCCAGCAATGCCAGCCTCCTCGGTTTCACGCCGAAGCACCGGATTGTCGAAGCTGGCGGAAAGAAGATCGGCATCACGGGCGTTCTGGGCTCTAAGGAACAACAGAAGATCTCGAACTCGGAAGTTGAGATGGGCGATCCCATGCAAGAGTTGGAAGCCAGTTGGAACGCCTTGAAGGCCGAGAACTGTGATCTGTACGTTCTCCTTTCGCATGCCACGCTGGAGGAAAGCCGACAATACGCCAAGGCCTTCCCGGGATTCCAGATCGTGGTTACCGCAGGCGGGGCAGGGGAGCCCACGCTGAAACCTGAAAACATCGAAGGCACCAACACCCAGATGATTCAAGTGGGTACCAAAGGGATGTATGTTGGTGTGGTTGGCCTATTCAACGATCCACAACAGCCCATTCGGTATGAACGGGTTGCCCTGGATGCTCGCTTCGAGGACTCGGAAGAGATGCTTCGTCTCTTGGCCAGCTACCAAAAGCAGTTGGAAACGCTCGGCCTCGACGGGCTGGGCATTCGTCCACAGCCGCATAGCAGTGGACACTCGTTTGTCGGTTCCGAAACGTGCGCCGAGTGCCACTCGGAAGCTTACGAAGTGTGGGAAAACTCCAAGCATAGCCACGCCACCGATACGCTGGTTCATCCACCAGAACGCTTCGAAGTACCGCGGCACTTCGATCCCGAGTGCCTGGCATGTCACGTGACAGGGTGGAATCCAGAGCTTTACCTGCCGTATCGTTCTGGCTACCTCGGTCTGGAAGCGACTCCGAATATGAAGAGTGTCGGCTGTGAAAACTGCCACGGTCCTGGTTCGCATCACGTTGCCTCCCAAAATGGAGAAGGGGGCTTCTCGGATGAGCAGACGGCGATGTTCGTCGATCAGATGAAGCTGCCACTGGAAGCGGCCCGCGACACTTGTCTGAAGTGTCACGACCTCGACAACAGCCCCGACTTCCACGTCAAAGGCGCATTTGAGAAGTACTGGGAAGAGATTAAGCACTAG